In the Pan paniscus chromosome 19, NHGRI_mPanPan1-v2.0_pri, whole genome shotgun sequence genome, caggttggaatgcggtggcttgatctcagctcactgcaacctccgcctcctgggttcaagtgattctcctgcctcagcctcctgagtagctgggattgcaggcgtgggccaccatgcccagcttatttttgtattttcagtagagacggggtttcaccatattggccaggttggtctcaaactcctggcctcaagtgatccacatgcctcagcctcccaaggtgctgagattacaggtgtgagccactgcacccagccttggctatcatatttctaatttatgatagtttttcttgctttcttattgttcattttttatagCATCCTGTTCTTATGTTATGGATATATATCTTCAGGTCTCGCTGAAGAAATAAAgaggtgtatgtgtatatgtgtgtgtgtattatttttattttttgagacggagtctcactctgttgcccaggctggagtgcagtggcacaatcccagctggctgcaacctctgcttcccaggttcaactgatcctgccacctcaatctcccaagtagctgggattacaggcacctgtcaccatgcccggctaatttttctttctttctttctttttttttttttttttttttgagatagagtctctgttgcccaggacggagtgcagtggtgtgatctcggctcactgcaagctccacttcctgggttcaagagattctcctgcctcagcctcccaagtagctgggattacaagcgtgtgccaccacacccagctaatttttgtatttttagtagagatggggtttcaccatgttgtccaggctgatctcaaactcctgacctcaaatgatccaccttcTTCAGcccgccaaagtgctgggattacatgcatgagccaccacaccagcaaaatttttgtatttttagtagagatagggtttcgccatatgtgtgtgtgttttaagtttttctgttttcatttctcttggcatatatacctaggaatggaattactgggtcatatgggaGCTCTGTGTTAGACActtgtgtcatatctaagaaaactTGCTAATCCAAAGGTCATAAAGATGTATGTCTATGTTTTCCTCtaaggccaacatggtgaaacactgtctctattaaaaaaatataaaaaactgggccgagcatggttgctcatgcctgtaatcccagcactttgggaggccaaggtgggtggatcacctgtggtcgggagttcgaggccagcctgatcaacatgcagaaaccccgtctctactaaaaatacaaaaaaattagcagggcatggtggcgcatgcctgtaatctcagctaattgggagctgaggcaggagaatcgcttgaacgcaggaggcagaggttgcggtgagccaagatcgtgccattgcactccagcctgggcaacaagagcaaaactcggtctcaaaaaaaaaaaaaaattagttgggcgtgttggcacgcacctgtagtcccagctactccagaggctgaggcaggagaatggcttgaacccaggaggtggaggttgcagtgagctgagatcatgccactgcactccagcctggcaacagggcaacagagcaagactccatctaaaaacaaaaagaagagttTTCTACTTTTCAGTCTAACAAATGTTTTATAAACAAAGGCTTTgttatattttgagttaatttttatagataATATGAGGTGAGGGTTCAACTTCATTCTATTGTGTGTGGgtatccagttgtcccaggacCATTgtttgaaaagacttttttttctacaCTTTCtctcattgaattgtcttggcatatttgttaaaaatcagttgaccttggctgggcaccatggttcacacctgtaatcccagtattttgggaggccaaggcaagaagaccatttgagcccagaagttcaaaacccgcctgggcaatataggcacactccatttctaaaaataattattaaaaagattagctgggcaggccagacatggtggctcacgcctgtaatcccagcactttgggaggccaatgcaggtggatcacctgaggtcagaagttcgagaccagcctgaccaacatggagaaaccccatttctgctaaaaatacaaaattagtctggcgtggtgactcatgcctgtaatcccagctactagggaggctgaggcagaagaatcgcttgaaccgagaaggcggaggttgtggtgagccgagattgcgccattgcactccagcctgggcaacaagaatgaaactctgtctcaaaaaaaaaaaaaaaaaagattagctgggcgtggtggcacatgcctgtggtcccagtgacttaggaggctgaggcagggggatcgggagatggaggctgcagtgagccttgatcactgcactccagcctgggtgacagagtgagaccctgtctcaaaaaagaaaaaaaatcagttgaccgTAATGTGAGCACTCATTTCTggactttcaattctattccattgatctatatgtcagTCCTTATGCCAGTGCCCAGGGGCTCAACTACTGGTACTTTGAATTAGATTTTGAATCAAGAAGCGTGAgtcttccaattttgttcttatttttcaagattgttttgtctatttGAAGTTCCTTACAATttaatgtgaattttagaatcagcttgtccaTTTTTGCAAAAAAGGtagttgggattttgatagagattgtgttgagtctgtagatcaatttgggaagcATTGCTATGTGAAGAGTAGTAAGtgtttcaatccatgaacacacaatgtcttttcatgtatttaagtttaatttctttcaataatgttttgtagtttgcaCTTCGTTGGTTAAATTcattcctaagttttttttggGTGCCATCAcaaatggaattgttttattaatttcatttttggattgttcatttctagtgtatagaaattcaactgagccaggtgtagtggtgcaccacctgtagtaccagctacttgggaggctgagtcaggaggattgcttgtggccaTGTTTGAGGCTATAGTGCATTATAATTGTGCCTGTAAATgatcactgcattctagcctcggcaacatagtgcggtcttgtctcttaaaaaataaataaataaacaactgatttttgtacgttgatctTGTATCCTCCAACTTTGCAAAATTAATTTATTACTATTAAGActttgtggctgggcacggtggctcatgcctgtaatcccagcactttgggaggccgaggcgggcagatcacgaggtcaggagatcgagaccatcctggctaacacggtgaaaccccgtctctactaaaaatacaaaaaattagccaggcgcagtggcaggcacctgtagtcccagctactcgggaggctgaggcaggagaatggtgtgaacccgggtggcggagcttgcagtgagccaagatagcgccactgcagtccggcctgggcaaaagagtgagactccgtctcaaaaaaaaaaaaaaaaaaaaaaagattttgctttattttgtgttTGGTGTGGATACTTTAGGaaccaaaagataaataaataagaaaaaggtcTAGCACTTTGgtcaaatttattcctaagtgtgTGTTTGTAAACGATATTGTAAATGAATTTTCTTAGTTTCATTTTCAGCTTGCTAATTGTtactgtatagaaatacaatttatttatttatttactttttttttttttgagacagtctcgctctgttacccaggctggagtgcagtggtgtgatctcggctcactgcaacctctgcctcctgggttcaagcaattctcttgcctcagtctcccgaacagctgtgattacaggtgcgtgccgcaacccccagctaatttttgtatttttagtagaaatgggttttcaccatgttggtcaggttagtctcgaactcctgacctcatgatctgcccacctaggcctcccaaagtgctgggattataggcatgagccactgcaccaggccaattttttttatATCACTCTTAcacctgcaactttgctgaatttgtttacttGTTCTGACGGTTTTGTGGATTCCTTAGAATTTCCTacatacaagatcatgtcatatgcaaatacatatggttttatttcttgctttctaatttgtgtggcttttatttctttttcttgctaatttccTGGCTAGAAATTTaagtataatgttgaatagaggTGGCAAGAGTGAatatccttgtcttcttcctgatCTTAGGAGAAAAACTTAtagtctttcatcattaagtattaCCTGTGGGGCTGGAtgcgatggctcaagcctgtaatcacagcactttgggaggccaaggcgggtggatcatttgaggtcaggtgttcaagaccagcctggccaatatggtgaaacccccatctctactaaaaacatctctactaaaaatataaaaacttggcggggtgcagtggctcacacctgtaatctcaccactttgggaggccgaggcaggcagatcacgaggtcaggagatcaagaccatcccagctaacacagtgaaacccatctctactaaaaatacaaaaaaaaaaaaaaaaagaaaattagccaggtgtcgtggcacacgcctgtagtcccagctacttgggaggctgaggcaggagaatcgcttgaacccgggagacagaggttgcagtgagccgagatcacaccactgcactccagcctgggcgacagagcaagactccatctcaaaaaaaaaaaaaacgaaaattaaccaggcatggtggtgcgcacctgtagtcctagctactcaggaggctgaggaaggagaattgcttgaacctgggaggcagaggttgcagtgagtcgagatcatgccactgcactccagccagggtgacagagtaagactctgtctcaaaaaaagaaaaagggatttATGGGAAGTAATTAAGGTCAAATGAGGTCATAAAGCTGGGCCCTGATCTAATAGAATTAGTGTCTTTATGAGACGAGAACCCAGAGAGCTCCCTAGCTTTCTCTCTGCCACATGAGGCCACTTCAAGAAGGCAAGCCAGGTAATAAAGCCCACGCTGAGGTAGGAGGTGGAACTGGACTCCAGAGATGGGGCTTGGACACCAGACCAAATTGATGACTAGCTGAAACAGGGACAGGGTGaaagcagctttccataagacacgCTCACCAGTGCGCCATGTCAGCTTACCATTTCCATGGCAGAACCCAGAGTTACCACCCCAccgccttttttttgagacggagtctcactctgtcgcccaggctggagtgcagtggcacagtcttggctcactgcaagctccaccccccgggttcaagcgattctcctgcctcagcctcccgagtagctgggattacaggtgcctgccaccgcaccaaactgattttcatatttttagtagagacagtgtttcaccatcttggccaggctggtcttgaacttttgacctcatgatccacctgccttggcctcccaaagtgctggaattacaggcatgagccactgtgctcagcctaccACCCCTTTCAATGGCAACAACTTGACAACCCAGAAGTTATCAGCCTTTTTCTAGAAACGTCTGTATAGtctgccccttaatttgcatgtaattaaaggTCAATGtaaatatgactgcagaactgccctgagctgctactctggtCACACTACCTacagggtagccctgctctgcaaggagcagtcCCTCTGCTATTGCTATAGGCCACTGCTTCAATAAAAGTTGgcatctaggccaggtgcagtgggtaatgcctgtaatcccagcactctaggaggctgaggcgggtggatcatttgaggccaggagtttgagaccagcctggtcaacatggtgaaaccccatctctactaaaaatacaaaaaattagttggttgtTTTGGCGCacacctgcactcccagctactcaggaggttgaggcgggagaatcacttgaacccaggaggcagagtctgcagttagccactgcactccagcctgggtgacagagtgagaccctgtcctgaaaaaaaaaaaaaagttggcctcTAACACCTTCGGTTTGcccttgaattatttcctgggtgaagccaagaaccctctcaGTCTAACCCCCAGTTTTGTGGCTTACCTGCCCTGCATCAACACCAGAAACTTAACCCTTTGGGAATCTCgatcttggactttctagcctctagaaccatGAGAAAATGATCTGTATTATTAGgctacccagtctatgatattctgTTGTAGCCTGGGGTGACTAAGACATTGAGCCTGTATGACTTGAATTTTGTTACCTGCTTGGCCCCTTGATGGCATTTCAGTTTGTGACTCTTGGTTTACGTGATCACGAAGCCAAAACTGTTTAGGAAGGAAGCAAAATCAagacagattaaaaataaaaataaaaaataaaaggctgggcaccgtggctcacgccctcccagcacgttgggaggcaaaggtgggcagatcacttgaggtcagcagttcaagaccagcctggccaacatgatgaaaccacatctctattaaaactacaaaaattagccaggcgtggtggtgggcacctgtaatcccaggtatttgagagggaggcaggagaatcacttgaacctgggaggtggaggttgcagtgagccgagatcacaccactgcactccagcctgggtgacagagcaagactctctctcaaaaaataaaataaaataaaataaaataaaataaaataaaataaaataaaataaagagccgagcatgctggctcacacctgtaatcccacacttcgGGAGAaagaggtggcaggattgcttgagcccaggagtttgataccagcctaggtaacatggcaaaatcccatctcaattttaaaaaaaatttaaaaaagaataatagggctgggcacgatggctcatgcctgtaatcccagcactttgggaggccaagatggatggatcacctgaggttgggagtttgcgaccagcctgaccaacatggagaaaccccacctccactaaaaatacaatattagcaggtcgtggtggcacatacctgtaatctcagctactcgggaggctgaggcaggagaatcgcttgaacctgggaggtggaggttgtggtgagccaagatcgtaccattgcactccagcctgggcaacaagagtgaaattccatctaaaaaaaaaaaaagaaagaaagaaataaggtaTTTTACATaaggattaaaaagaaattaaaaccattATTTGAAGATAATGGCTTAAACAGAAACTCTGCAAATCCTTAGAATAAGAAAGttcaggccaggtgtagtggcttgtgcctgtaatcccagtgcattgggaggctaaggtcggaggattgcttgagcccaggagtttgagacaagccgggtcaacataatgagatcgtatctctaccaaaaattgaaaaatgagccaggtgtggcagtgcatgcctgtagtcctggctactcaggaggctgaggtgggaaggtcacttgagcctgaagagttcaaggctacagtgttatgatcatgccactgcactgcactccagcctgggagacagagcaagaccctgagaccctgtctcaaagaacaaaataaaaaaccctcACTATATTGAACACAACATCAATGTTCAATAGCCATTCCCCTTCtccttttctaataaaattcCACTTTTTTGCGTTCCATCCCAGGACCACGATTTATCTAAACTGGTCATTCTGGGTCAATAAGTttggctaaaaataaataatatcgaAATTGGTCACAggaaatctattcttttttttttttttttttttcagacgacgtctcactctgtcgcccaggctggagtgcagcagcatgatcttggctcactgcaacctctgcctcccgggttcaagcaattctctgcctcagcctcccaagtagctgggattacaggcgcctgccaccacgcctggctagtttttgtatttttagtagagatggggtttcaccatcttggccaggctggtcttgaactcctgaccttgcgttctacccgccttggcctccgaaagtgctgggtctgtcacccaggctggagtgcaatggtgcaatcatggctccctgcagcctcaacctccctgggctcagatgattctcccaccttagcctctcaagtagctgggattaaaggcatatgccaccatgcccagctaatttttctattttttttgtagagacagggcatccctaccttgcccaggctggtcttgaactcctggtttcaaaggttcctcctgcttcagcctcccaaagcactgggtcTATTATTCCCTTTCATATTCAAACTTAATTCTGCATTTTCAAGGCCTTGAATTTTCAAGGACAGCTTTTTCTGTCCCTGAGCTTAATCTTCAGCTCCTCTCACCTCCTgggaggttggggggtggggaagaaaagtcccaaccctctaatcctgcTTTGGTCTTTTGCtgccagcccccatcctgaagctaccagTCAATTTGTTTGCATACAAGAAGATatcactttggagattctaaGTGTATACGAGGAAATGaggtcaaagaccaaatatatatatttcactataTCACACTTCAAACTTTTGTTTACTGTTTCCCTTCTCCTACTCTATTATAAACCTTTGAGGGTGGGGACTGTgagttatttatctttatattcccAGTGTCAAGAGTGTTTAGCTATAATGGGAATGAATCTCAAAGTTTCTTGAATAAATGACAAGAAGAATCATAGTTGCATGAACTAAATTCATTATTCTCAGTCCTTGAGGTAAATGAATATATTGATATCATGTCTGCTTACTCTTTTTTtgcgagagagagaaagaggagggagggagagaaggaaggaaaaaaggaaggaaggcgaaaagagagaaagacagaaaagagagagaaaaagagagagaaagaaggaaggggagggaaggaaggaaagggagggagaggaagaaaagaaagaagaaggaaggaaagaaagaaagaagaaaaggagggaggaaggagggagggagggaaggatggaagaaagggaaagaaggagggaggaagggacatgaagagaataaagaaagaaagaagaaaagaaaagacgaaaagaaaagggagggctctgcgggcggcggcggcgcggggaGCCGGTTGCAGGCCGAGATGCTGCAGATGGACCTGATCGACGCGACGGGGGACACTCCCGGGGCCGAGGACgacgaggaggacgaggaggagcgCGCGGCCCGGCGGCCGGGAGCGGGGCCGCCCAAGGCCGAGTCCGGCCAGGAGCCGGCGTCCCGCGGCCAGGGCCAGAGCCAAGGCCAGAGCCAGGGCCCGGGCAGCGGGGACACGTACCGGCCCAAGCGGCCCACCACGCTCAACCTCTTTCCGCAGGTGCAGTTGTCTCAGGACACACTGAATAATAATTCTCTGGGCAAAAAGTACAGTTGGCAGGATCGGGTGTCTCGATCATCCTCACCCCTGAAGACAGGGGAGCAGACACCACCGCATGAACACATTTGCCTGAGCGATGAGCTGCCCCCCCAGAGCAGCCCCGCCCCCACCACAGATCGAGGGACCTCCACCAACAGCCCACGCTGCTGGTAGATGAGCACGCGCAGCTGGAGCTGGTGAGCCTGCGGCCGTGCTTCGGAGACTACGGTGACGAGAGTGACTCGGCCATCGTCTACGACAACTGTGCCTCCGTCTCCTCGCCCTATGAGTCAGCCATCGGAGAGGAATATGAGGAGGCCTCCCGGCCCCAgcctcctgcctgcctctccaAGGACTCCACGCCTGACGAACCCGACGTCCATTTCTCCAAGAAGTTTCTGAACATCTTCATGAGTGGCCGCTCCCGCTCCTCCAGTGCCGAGTCCTTCGGGCTGTTCTCCTGCATCATCAACGGGGAGGAGCAGGAGCAGACCCACCGGACCATATTCAGGTTTGTGCCTCGACACGAAGACGAACTTGAGCTGGAAGTGGATGACCCTCTGCTAGTGGAGCTCCAGGCTGAAGACTACTGGTACGAGGCCTACAACATGCGCACTGGTGCCCGGGGCATCTTTACTGCCTATTACGCCATCGAGGTCACCAAGGAGCCCGAACGCATGGCAGCCCTGGCTAAAAACAGTGACTGGGTGGACCAGTTCCGGGGGAAGTTCCTGGGCTCAGTCCAGGTTCCCTATCACAAGGGCAATGTCGTCCTCTCTGCCGCTATGCAAAAGATTGCCACCACCCGCCGGCTAACCGTGCACTTTAACCCGCCCTCCAGCTGTGTCCTGGAGATCAGCGTGCGGGGTGTGAAGATAGGTGTCAAGGCCGATGACTCCCAGGAGGCCAAGGGGAATAAATGTAGCCACTTTTTCCAGTTAAAAAACATCTCTTTCCGCGGATATCATCCAAAGAACAACAAGTACTTTGGGTTCATCACCAAGCACCTCGCCGTCCACCGGTTTGCCTGCCACGTCTTTGTGTCTGAAGACTCCACCAAAGCCTTGGCAGAGTCCGTGGGGAGAGCATTCCAGCAGTTTCACAAGCAGTTTGTGGAGTACACCTGCCCCACAGAAGATATCTACCTGGAGTAGCCGCGCAGCCCCGCCCTCTGCGTCCCCCGGCCCTCAGGCCAGTGCCAGGACAGCTGGCTGCTGACAGGATGTGGCACTGCTTGAGGAGGGGCACCTGCCACCGCCAGGGGATGAGGAAGTGGGGGCCGCTGGCTCAGGGTAGGGGAGGGTGGGGCAATGGGGAGAGGCAAATGCAGTTTATTGTAATATATGGGATTAGATTCATCTATGGAGGGCAGAGTGGGCTGCCTGGGGATTGGGAGGGACAGGGCTTGGGGAGCAGGTCTCTGGCAGAGAAGGATGTCCGTTCCAGGAGCACACGGCCCTGCCCCATCCTGGGCCATACCTCCTCTGCCAGGGCTCGGGTGCTCTGGCTCCTGCCTTGATGAAGCCCATGTCCTGCCTTGATGAAGCCTGTGCCACCTGCAAGTGCCCGCCCTGCCCCTGTCCCAACACCCACCGAAGAGCCCTGAGCTCAGGCTGAGCCCAGCCACCTCCCAAGGACTTTCCAGTGAGGAAATGGCAACACGTGGAAGTGAAGTCCCTGTTCTCAGCTCTGTCATCTGCGGGGCTTCTGGGTGGCTCCTGCCACCGACCTCACTGGCATGCTAGCCTGTGGCAGGCCTAGGACCTCAGCGGGGAGGAGGAGCTGCCGCAAGGCCCTATCCCAGCAGGAGAGGGAGGCTTCCTGACTGACACAGGCTAGCCCCATCTTGGTCCTGTCACCCTGGCCCCAACTATTAAAGTGCCAtttcctgtcaaaaaaaaagaaaagaaaagaaaagaaaagggaggtggggagggaggcaggaaggaaggaagagagggagggagggaagggaggaagaaagggaaagaaggagggagggagggaaatagaaagaaagaaggaaagagaaataaaataaaaattaaaaaaccataAGGTTAAAGCAAACCCTTTTTCTTCATACAGATTAAAACACATGACTTCAAATTACAGCTTTGCTTCTTAATAGCTTGGTGATGTAGGACAAGTTatgtaacctctctgtgcctcagtttcctcatttataaaatagggcaATAATAATATCTAGCCCATAAggcattgtgaggattaaatgtgaaaTGCTGATCACAAATACCTAGCAGCCCAATAGATACTCactgtaataattattatttttataatttctgcaaAAGTATGGTGATGATTCTTGGGTTAACCTAAAGgcaggttttcttttatttcttcctgtttctttttttttccttgttgactttaaagaattaaaaagaaaatcgaTTCCAGCATTTTGGAATAAAAATGTGCATCaaaaagaatttattcattttattggcatacaaataaaatgtcatttgtttattcaataaaCGTTTATTAAATGTCTAGTAAATTTCAGACGTAATGCCAGGCACAGGGATGACAATGACAATAAGATGTGgtctctgccctcagggagctgatAGTCCAGGAGACTGATAAGTAGACAGGTGATTACATGCAATGTAACAAAGGCTATGATGTCATACAAGAAGACAAGTGGGAGTATGTGATGGGAGTATGGTTTTGACCAGTTCCTCCTCTTAGATTTATCCCTTTTTCTTTggctataaagcaaaagaattggtcctattttttttcttaactttgcaaattaaatcataaattttaataactttataaAGATAAAAGGCAAGCGGTCagattcagtggctcacacctataatcccaacactttgggaggccgaggcaggtggatatcctgaggtcaggagttcgagaccagcctggccaacatcgcgaaaccctgtctctactaaaaatacaaaaattagctaggtgtggtggcaggcacctgtaatcccagctactcaggaggctgaggcaggagaatcgcttgaacctgggaggtggagtttgcagtgagacgagatgtcgccattgctctccagcctgggctacagagcaagactctgtctcaaaacaaaacaaaacaagaagatgAGCAACTTGAATTATGGAGGACACTAGAAATAGTGTTTCCTACAGAATCAGGGCTTCCTACCAACATAGTCACTTCTAGGGTTTTTGACCTGAAAAGTTCTGTggcatcttttttctttgctatccacttttttttccctatttttttcccctctttctctcctctactTTATCTCCTAGAGATCTAGGTAGTTCCCAAAGGAATAATGCTTTACGGAGTCTAATGTTGATTTATTaggtaaaaacagaaaatgatttttttttacccaCAAGTTCCAACCAAAAAATGAATGTAAACTTCTTATGCAGTTTCACACATTGAAAATGCAGGTTATTTTAATTCCACTGCATTTTTCAGAATTCTCCATCACAATCCTCTGACAACTGTTGAAGATCCGTATCTCTTTAAATTACTGGCATTAAAATATCTGTAAGTACTATAGTACTCTTGGGAGTCATGAGATGATTTatactctttttaaatttttcatc is a window encoding:
- the LOC117976690 gene encoding LOW QUALITY PROTEIN: C-Jun-amino-terminal kinase-interacting protein 1-like (The sequence of the model RefSeq protein was modified relative to this genomic sequence to represent the inferred CDS: deleted 2 bases in 1 codon), whose translation is YHVCLLFFCEREKEEGGREGRKKGRKAKREKDRKEREKERERRKGREGRKGRERKKRKKKEGKKERRKGGRKEGGREGWKKGKEGGRKGHEENKERKKKRKDEKKREGSAGGGGAGSRLQAEMLQMDLIDATGDTPGAEDDEEDEEERAARRPGAGPPKAESGQEPASRGQGQSQGQSQGPGSGDTYRPKRPTTLNLFPQVQLSQDTLNNNSLGKKYSWQDRVSRSSSPLKTGEQTPPHEHICLSDELPPQSSPAPTTDRGTSTNSPRLVDEHAQLELVSLRPCFGDYGDESDSAIVYDNCASVSSPYESAIGEEYEEASRPQPPACLSKDSTPDEPDVHFSKKFLNIFMSGRSRSSSAESFGLFSCIINGEEQEQTHRTIFRFVPRHEDELELEVDDPLLVELQAEDYWYEAYNMRTGARGIFTAYYAIEVTKEPERMAALAKNSDWVDQFRGKFLGSVQVPYHKGNVVLSAAMQKIATTRRLTVHFNPPSSCVLEISVRGVKIGVKADDSQEAKGNKCSHFFQLKNISFRGYHPKNNKYFGFITKHLAVHRFACHVFVSEDSTKALAESVGRAFQQFHKQFVEYTCPTEDIYLE